From Leptospira brenneri:
CTAAATTGTCTGCACTCTGACTTCTATTTTCTTTGAAATTAGAAGTAGTAGAATTCGAATCATCATTCTCCTTTGTGTTGGATCCGAATAGTTGGGTATGATTTGGTAAACAACGGTTCATCCCATAAAAAATGGCTTGGTTGATATTATAACGATCTATAAAGGAAGCACTGACAAAGGTTACTCGGAAATAAGAAACGTGCTCTAAAATTTCTTTTCTAAGTTCTAATCGTTTGGGTTCAGCAATTTTTTTGGAATCGCGAAGTCCCTTTAGGATTTCACCGTTTTTGATTTTTTCTAAAGTAGAAAGTGAGAAGGAAACGCAACCCACAGAGACGGGGCCAGCAAGAGTACCACGACCTGCTTCATCCAGTGAAAAACAGGTCAGGTGAGGAATTTGAAATTCAGGAAAGAACGGTCGCGTAATGACCGTTTCAAGAGAGATTATGCGCTAGGTGCTTCTGCAGCTTTTGCTTGTGCAAGAGCGGCTTTAGAAGCCTCATCCTGTCTCTTTTTATCTTTCGCAACGATCGCTTGACCGCCTTTTCTTTCTTTGATACGTCCCGCTTTTCCTTTTTTATCACGGAGATAGAAAAGTTTTGCACGACGAACAGATCCTTTACGAACGAGTTCAATCTTTGCAATGCGTGGACTGTGAAGTGGGAAAATTCTTTCCACTCCGATATCATAAGATACACGTCTTACAGTAAATGTTTTGCTTTGTGATTTGTTTGCAATGGAGATCACAACGCCTTCGTAAACCTGAACACGTTCTTTTCCAGATTCAACGATTTTGTAGTGAACTTTTACAGTATCACCAATTTCGAAATTAAGTTCGTTCTTTGCTTCGCCTGCGAGTGCTGTTTCTAGAATCTGATTCATGGCTTCCTCTAAGAATGATTTCTTGTTTTGCGGTTTTTTTGCCGCCATTTCCGGATCTCTTCATGATGTCCACCGAGGAGCACATCTGGAACAGTCCAACCCATAAAATCATAGGGTTTTGTATATTGAGGGTATTCTAATTCTTCCGTTTCGTTGTGCGACTCTTCGAGAAGGCTTTCTTCTTTTCCTAAAAACCCCGGAACAAACCGAGAAAGGCAGTCGGCAACAACGAGAGCAGCTAAATCCCCCGATGAAATAACATAGTTTCCAATGGCCACTTCCCTGTCAATTAAATGCTCCGCGACACGATGGTCGACCCCTTCGTAATACCCTGAAATCAAAGTAAAGGTCTCAGAAGACTCATAAATCTCCCGGGCCAGAGTTTGGTTGAAAAGTTCTCCGGAAGGACTGAGGAGGAGGACCTTACCCTTGTCCTCCCCAAGAGATTCCAAAGCGCGGTAAATGGGTCCTACTTGCAAAAGCATCCCGGGGCCACCCCCGTAGATGGTATCATCTACCTTTTGGTGTTTGTTGTCGGCAAAGTCCCGGAGGTGGACGGTATTGATTTCCACAACGCCCTGTTTTACGGCTTTTCCCGGAATTCCTGTGTCAAAATAGGAGGTAATTTTTTCAGGGAAAAGAGTGATGAAATTAAACTTCAAACCACTGCTCCCAGCCTATGATTTCCAAAGTTTTGGATTCTAAATTCCAATCACCGACAAACTGATGGAGAAAAGGGATCAGAACGGTTTCTCCTTCACTGGCCTTAGGCTTTAGTTCTAGGATCGGATGAGCGGGATTGTCGATCACTTGGGTAACAATGTATTCCAGAGAGGTTTTGGATTCCTTAGAGATGGCAATAAGGCCCACCAAATCTTCGGTGTAAATTTCGCCTTCTGTAGGTTTGGGTAAGTCTTCCCTTTTCCAGAGCAAAGAAAATCCCCGGTATTTGATCACCGTTTCCGGTGTATCATACCCTTTCAGTTTTAAAAGGAAATGATTTCCATTCTGTTTGATTTCTTCGACTTGGATGGTAGACTGATTCCCTCTGGGATCTTCTACAGTGCAGTTGAGCGGTGGTTTGGCGGAGATGAGGGTATCACCTTCTGTGAAAACTTTGATGAACCCTTTGATTCCATGTGAGGATCCAATGACCCCCACTTTCACTAAACTTGGTTTAGTCGACAATTTCTAAAGTATAGTTTTTGCCTTGTTTGGTTCCGGCGGCTTGTAAAACAGTTCGCAAAGATTTTGCAATTCTACCGTTTTTTCCGATCACCTTACCTAGGTCTTTTGCTGCTACCCGAAGTTCGATCACAGTTTCTTCCTCTCCGGGGACTTGGTTGACAGCCACTTGTTCTGGTTGGTCAACGAGAGATGTAACGATATAACGAACTAAGGATTCCATGTATCAATTAACCTTTGAATTTTGACCAAACGTCGTCTTTTTTCAAAAGAGCAAGAACTGTATCAGTTGGTTGTGCGCCTTTTTTTAACCAAGAAAGAGTTTTTTCTTCGTTGAAAGTCGCTTTTTTAACAGAGGAAGAAGATGGGTGAAAATGTCCCACTGCTTCAATGAACTTTCCGTCACGTGGAGCACGAATATCAGCTGCTACGATGCGATAGTGCGGGTCTGCTTTTGTTCCCGTTCTTTGTAATCTTAATTTAACCAAGGAAAAATACCCCTTTTATAGCGAGTTTTTTGAAACGGGACGATCTGTCAAGAGCGAGTTCTAGCACTTGCAGCGAGTTCCTTCAATTTTTTGCCCTGTGCGTTCGGATCTCCCGTTTTATAGAGACCAGAACCCACAACCGTGATGTCCACTCCGAGTTTTGCGAGCTCCTCCATATTGGATTCGTTCACACCCCCATCCACTTCCAATTCTATATTGTAAGGTTTGGTAAGTTTACGTACGGCAGCAATTTTTTCAAACCCTGATTTTACAAAGGATTGTCCGTAAAAACCAGGATCCACAGTCATGAGAAGGACAAGATCCAAATACGGTAAAATTTGCGAAATCGATTCCGGTGGGGTTTGTGGGTTCAGAGAAACTCCTACTTTGATTCCCGCTTTTCGGATTTCTTCTGCCAAACGAACAGAGAAGTTCGTGGTTTCAATATGGAAGGTGATACAATACGGATTTAAATCAAAGTATTTTGGAACATGGAGTTCGGGATTACTCACCATAAGATGTACATCGAGTGGGATCTCTGTGTGCGACTTCACTTCTTTGGTAAAAGCCTCTCCAAAAGAAATTTGAGGAACAAAGTTTCCGTCCATCACATCAATATGGATGAGGTCGATATTTTCCTGTTTGTATGTGGGAAGCTCCTGAGCGAGTCCAGTTAGTTTTGCTGCAAGAATAGAGGCAGAGATTTTCATCTTAATAGGTTCCTTTGAGTTTCCATACTTTAGCGACACCGGATTCCTTTCCGACGAGAGTCACCTTAACATTTCCTGCCCGGTGGATGAGAAAACGAACAGGTTCGTCTTCTTTTAAACTTTGGCTTGTTAAAATTTCTTTTTCGATTTCCGTATCCTCTCCCGGCTTCGTATAACTTACTTTAGCCGAGTAGAGATCATCATCGTCCACTTCATACTCTAAAAATTCATAATCTTGAACAAGTGATTCGGATGGTTTTAGGAAAAAAGCTCCGACTTCAGCACCAGTCTGTTTTAATTCAAAAGAGGATACAAGGCCATGTGACTCACGAAACTCTGGTTTCGTAGTTTCTTTCAGACGATAGGGAATTTTTTTTCTCTGGAGGTAGTCTACCACAAAAGGAACAGGAGTTCCGATCAATTTAGAAGAATCTATTGGATCAAGGGCTGATTGGTTGGATTTTTTTTCTGTATTTGGTTCTGTTACGAGTAAATAGATTTTTTCACCAGAATGAGTTTCTTTTCCAGGACCAGGGATTTGGTCTATGATCGTTTCTGCAGGTTCGTCACCTACCGCCGGCACATAAGTGATCCCACCAATTTGTAAGGGAACATATACTTCCCCAGATAATACTTTTTCTAAAATGGCCTTGGCTCGTTTTAAATCTTGGCCTTTAACATCGGGAATGGTAACCCGATCAAATCCAATATTGACTGTAAGATAAAGTTTAGATCCTGCTTCCACTTCTTTCCCTGGATCAATGGATTGTGCGAGGATGATTCCATCTGTTTTTTCTGGAATGCGTTGTGTTTCCAAACGAACTTTGAGTTGGAGTCTTTGTAATTCGTTATGAACCTCAATATAGTTTTTTCCAATCACATAAGGCATCATTACCTTTTGTTCTTCTTTGGTTCGAACCACGACCACGAGGAAGGCAGCTACAAAAAAA
This genomic window contains:
- the rpsP gene encoding 30S ribosomal protein S16, yielding MVKLRLQRTGTKADPHYRIVAADIRAPRDGKFIEAVGHFHPSSSSVKKATFNEEKTLSWLKKGAQPTDTVLALLKKDDVWSKFKG
- a CDS encoding PASTA domain-containing protein encodes the protein MKEKFLKILPYSGYVLFVGLGLLVFFVAAFLVVVVRTKEEQKVMMPYVIGKNYIEVHNELQRLQLKVRLETQRIPEKTDGIILAQSIDPGKEVEAGSKLYLTVNIGFDRVTIPDVKGQDLKRAKAILEKVLSGEVYVPLQIGGITYVPAVGDEPAETIIDQIPGPGKETHSGEKIYLLVTEPNTEKKSNQSALDPIDSSKLIGTPVPFVVDYLQRKKIPYRLKETTKPEFRESHGLVSSFELKQTGAEVGAFFLKPSESLVQDYEFLEYEVDDDDLYSAKVSYTKPGEDTEIEKEILTSQSLKEDEPVRFLIHRAGNVKVTLVGKESGVAKVWKLKGTY
- the trmD gene encoding tRNA (guanosine(37)-N1)-methyltransferase TrmD, which gives rise to MKFNFITLFPEKITSYFDTGIPGKAVKQGVVEINTVHLRDFADNKHQKVDDTIYGGGPGMLLQVGPIYRALESLGEDKGKVLLLSPSGELFNQTLAREIYESSETFTLISGYYEGVDHRVAEHLIDREVAIGNYVISSGDLAALVVADCLSRFVPGFLGKEESLLEESHNETEELEYPQYTKPYDFMGWTVPDVLLGGHHEEIRKWRQKNRKTRNHS
- the rimM gene encoding ribosome maturation factor RimM (Essential for efficient processing of 16S rRNA) codes for the protein MSTKPSLVKVGVIGSSHGIKGFIKVFTEGDTLISAKPPLNCTVEDPRGNQSTIQVEEIKQNGNHFLLKLKGYDTPETVIKYRGFSLLWKREDLPKPTEGEIYTEDLVGLIAISKESKTSLEYIVTQVIDNPAHPILELKPKASEGETVLIPFLHQFVGDWNLESKTLEIIGWEQWFEV
- the rplS gene encoding 50S ribosomal protein L19; its protein translation is MNQILETALAGEAKNELNFEIGDTVKVHYKIVESGKERVQVYEGVVISIANKSQSKTFTVRRVSYDIGVERIFPLHSPRIAKIELVRKGSVRRAKLFYLRDKKGKAGRIKERKGGQAIVAKDKKRQDEASKAALAQAKAAEAPSA
- a CDS encoding KH domain-containing protein, with protein sequence MESLVRYIVTSLVDQPEQVAVNQVPGEEETVIELRVAAKDLGKVIGKNGRIAKSLRTVLQAAGTKQGKNYTLEIVD
- a CDS encoding ribonuclease HII; protein product: MGCVSFSLSTLEKIKNGEILKGLRDSKKIAEPKRLELRKEILEHVSYFRVTFVSASFIDRYNINQAIFYGMNRCLPNHTQLFGSNTKENDDSNSTTSNFKENRSQSADNLEKKPFLLADGNYKLKITKPIEGYFSLPKGDDLIPSISAASILAKTYRDEYMEKMDLKYPGYGFGKHKGYGTEEHREALLKLGISPIHRLSFCKFLRREGSEPSLF
- the rpe gene encoding ribulose-phosphate 3-epimerase, with product MKISASILAAKLTGLAQELPTYKQENIDLIHIDVMDGNFVPQISFGEAFTKEVKSHTEIPLDVHLMVSNPELHVPKYFDLNPYCITFHIETTNFSVRLAEEIRKAGIKVGVSLNPQTPPESISQILPYLDLVLLMTVDPGFYGQSFVKSGFEKIAAVRKLTKPYNIELEVDGGVNESNMEELAKLGVDITVVGSGLYKTGDPNAQGKKLKELAASARTRS